In the genome of Hydra vulgaris chromosome 06, alternate assembly HydraT2T_AEP, the window atatatatatatatatatatgtatatatatatatatatatatatatatatatatatatatatatatatgtatatgtatatgtatgtatatatatatatatgtatataaatatacatgtacatatatatatttatataaatatatatatatatgtatatatatatatatatatatatatatatatatatatatatatatatatatatatatatatgtatatatatatatatatatatatatatatataaatatatatatatacatttacatatatacatttacatatatgtatgtatatatacatatatgtataggtaaatatatatatatatatacataaacataaatttatatgtatatatatatatacatatatgtatatgtatatatatatatacatatttatatatatatatatatatacatatataatatatatatatatatatatatatatatatatatatatatatatatagatatagatatatatatatacatatatatatgcgttatatatatatatatatatatatatatatatatatatatatatatatatatatatatatatatatatatatatatatatatatatatatatatatatatatataatatatatatatatatatatatactatataatatatagtacgGACTGGTGAATCCTTAAAAAGTACGGACTgcttttgtaaaaagaaaaaaaaaatttttcctcaAAATTAAACTTGACCCATTAACCAACTAAACCCGTAAATAAATAGACTATAATTTGAAAATCACCTTCTTAACGTGGGTGTAACACCCTGCTGTTAAAACGCCTTTGATTGtgcaattattttgaaaaaaatatcattctTTATCAAAAACAGTTTGGTTTTTGCACCACTATTCCAAAGAACATGCAACATTGATCTTACTAAACTAACcaaatttttaaaggttttgaaaacaatagtaACGCACTCGGAATTTTTCTAGATCTTTCTAAGGCATTTGGTACCGTCAACCACAAGACTCTTATCTATGAACTACGCAATTAtggagtatatatatatatatatatatatatatatatatatatatatatatatatatatatatatatatatatatatatatatatatatatatatatatatatatatatatatatttatatatgtatatgtatatgtatatatataaatatattagtacatatatacatatacatatatacatatataaatatatatatatatgtatatatttatatatatatatatatgtatatatatatatatacatatatatacatatatataaatatatatatatacatttacatatatacatttacatatatgtatgtatatatacatatatgtatatgtaaatatatatatatatatacatatacataaatttttatatatatatatatacatatatgtatatgtatatatatatatatacatatttatatatatatatatatatatatatatatatatatatatacatatagatatagatatatatatatacatatatatatgcgttatatatatatatatgtatatatatatatatatgtatatgtatatacatatatatatatatatatatatatatatatatatatatatatatatatatatgtatgtatatacatatatatatatatatatatatatatgtatgtatatatgtatgtatatgtatatatatatatatatatatatgttatatgtatatatattatatatatatatatatataatatatatatatatatatgtatagatatgtatatatatatatatatatatatatatatatgtatatgtatatgtatgtatatatatatatgtatataaatatacatgtacatatatataaatatatatatatgtatatatatatatatatatatatatatatatatatatatatatatatatatatatatatatatagatatgtatatatatatatatatatatataatatatatatatataatatatatatatacatttacatatatacatttacatatatgtatgtatatatacatatatgtataggtaaatatttatatatatacatatacataaatttatatatatatgtatatatacatatttgatatgtatatatatatatacatatttatatatataaatatatatatatatatatatatatatctatatatatatatatatatatatatatatatatatatatatatatatatatatatatatatatatagatatagatatatatatatacatatatatatgcgttatatatatatatatatatatatatatatatatatatatatatatatatatatatatatatatatatatatatatatatatatatatatatatatatatatatatatatagtacggACTGGTGAATCCTTAAAAAGTACGGACTGCTTtcgtaaaaagaaaaaaaaaatttttcttcaaaattaaactTGACCCATTAACCAACTAAACCCGTAAATAAATAGACTATAATTTGAAAATCACCTTCTTAAGGTGGGTGTAACACCCTGCTGTTAAAACGCCTCTGATTGtgcaattattttgaaaaaaatatcattctTTATCAAAAACAGTTTGGTTTTTGCACCACTATTCCAAAGAACATGCAACATTGATCTTACTAAACTAACcaaatttttaaaggttttgaaaacaatagtaACGCACTCGgaatttttttagatctttCTAAGGCATTTGGTACCGTCAACCACAAGACTCTTATCTATGAACTACGCAATTATGGAGTATTTAACTCTAACTTAAAGTGATTGCAAAGTTACTTAGAAAATTGTAAACAAGGTGTACCCTATGATTTAAGATGTATGCAACTTAAGTCATTAACTTGCGGTGTTCCACAAGAACCAATATTAGGATCTTTgctgttttgaatttatttaaatgatatttatttgtacacaaaagtgcttaattacattatatttgctgatgacactaatgttttctttttatactaaaattaaaaaagtattttttattgtgtaaaCACAGAACTATTATATcttaatgagtggtttataacaaataaacttaCATTGAATATTGGCAAAacgaaatatattttattgctaaACCATATAAATTCAATGAACCATCCACTTAAACTTTTAGAactaacaattaacaatattaaagtaaaaagagtttttcaATGAATATACTCGGAATATGTTtcgatgaacatttaaattggaaaagccataaaaagttagtcgagaattgaaatgtaattttttgattaagaggaaataattattttttgtaacttttttttttttttcaaaaaaaaagcaaactataaaatggataaaaaaaatattgatgttcGAAAGAAATCTAACGAAACGGGGAATACAAATGAAAcacaaatattaacaaatgttGTTCGCGATATCTTTCAtgaaatcttttcaaaatagCAGAATGGTATCAGtggtaacttaaaaataactaatgataaaataaatgagcTACTTAATGAAATACATAACTCAAAACAAAtttgctactttttaaaaaaaaaaaatgaaaaggtaaacactaaacttaaagaaattccGAGTAAGaatcctaaagaaaaaaaaaataaaggtattGAAGAAAGCCTAACAGTTACTCAAGACATCCAAGAAAAAAAGGTAACGGAAttataacagaaaattaaaaaaaaaagcagaataGGTGAAGAGGAAAAGAATAAATTACGACAGCTAGAAGATGGACTCAGAAGGAATAATCTTCGCATCGACAGGCTTCCCAAAAACAATCAAGAAACCTGGgattaaactgaaaaaaagttattagttttatttgaaaacgaATTAAATATTAAGAACGTTGATATCGAGAGGGCTCATAGAGTTggaaaaaagatgaaaataaaattagaacaattgttgttaaaattCTACAttacaaagacaaaataaaagtactaCATTCATTTAATCGACTTAAAGAATCAGGAATATACATCAACGAAGACTTCTGTATtgaaacaatttcaaaattttcttttttgaaagcGTAAACCAACCGCAATCGTGAacgaacttatttttttatcgaaggaaaaaaaataagtttgttcaCGAAAAGGAAGGACCAATATAAAGGATTTACTGTAGataaatgaaagcacataaataaaactttttaatgataaattcgTTGAAATggaaattaaacttaataatatacaaaaagaaaataaaaatcttaaaaatgaaatgaagGAGTTAAGAAAGGCAGTCGACTTTGAAAGTGAGAAGTATGAAACTGCTCTTGCCGAATTGaaagaactgaaaaaaaaaagcaattccAAATGTCGAACTAACAGATAACATAAAGtttaatgacaaaaacaatGATGTGAAAGACAAGCTTGCCGAACTTGAAGATCAAAGTCGTAGGAATAATCTTAGGTTTAATGGAGTCCAAGAAAACGAGAACGAATCATGGGATGATtgaaaaaagagttaaaaagaacagaacaataatagtaaaatttcttaattacaaagaaagaaacgcagtttttgaaaaatttatcaaactaaaaCATTGTATTGAAAAACTATATGTTAATGAAGATTTTAGCGAAAGAACCACGGAAATTaggaaaaagttgttttaagtaGCAAAGCAAATTAAGAACCAAAGgtaaatttgttaaagttatttacaaCAAACATATTACGCGCGATTTTTAAATGAgttcttttatttctagttatttaaattttaaaattggatTCTAATTATCCAGTGCCGTCTTAACACATAGGCTAGGTAGGCTGCAGCCTAGGGCCCCCGATttttaggggcccccaaaatGTGTctggattttttttcaaatttatataaataaaaaattatatttctaaattttctgaAGAAATCATAGTTTGGGGGCCCCTcgggaataatttttttcttgataagattttttttaattatttttagaaaagtatcAGTTTTTCAGTTTGGGGGCCCCCtacggaattttttttttcttgatgagCAAAAATGCATGCATGCGTCcgaaaataaacataaattttccgATAAGAAGTGTTAAATACAAGCACTTAAAATATCCCATTagattgaatttgaaattgctGTGATCAACTTAAAACAtctgttttgaaaaaaagtcatttaacaTGTCTAATCGGACTTATCAAAGTGGTGCTGCAAAGAGGAAAAAAGCCGCTAAAGCAAAAGTAGACATTTCAAAATATCTTCCTTTGACATCATTTCTTTTGGTACAAAAGTCAAAGCCTGTTGTGTCCGAAGATGTATTTTGAAGATAGTGCTTTGTTGCCAAATGAAACTCTAGAAATTCAACAGGAACTGGAACCAGAACAGGAGCCAGAACCAGAGCAGGAGCCAGAACCAGAGCAAGAGTCAGAACCAGCACAGGTGCCAGAACCAGTACAGGAGCCAGAAACAGCACAGGAGCCagaatcaaatcaaattaaaacttatccAAACGCAACAACAAAAACTACTCAAGAAACTGACCCAGCATTGTGGCATCAGTTATCCCAAGAAGCTCAATCATTTTGGATTTTTAATCCAAAATGATTGAGCTTCTTGGGATCCATGTGCCAGAACAATGATGGGAGCTTCAAAAATTCGGAAAGGTTGAGTTGTGGACAAAAAAGGTACTTATCAAAATCTTGCTTTAGACGTGAACTACACAATGGCGACTTTGTCAATCGTGAATGGCTATTATACTCAACAGGTTCTGTTTTTTGCTTTGCTTGTACCTTATTCTCCAGCAAACACTCTAATTTTTCCACAACTGGATTTGATGACTGGAAAAATGCCTTAAAATTTATATCTGGACATGAGAATGGTTCTGAACATCACAAAAATATGCTTACTTACTCCAGTCGGCAGAGAGAAAGTGGCCAGCTTGACTCTgtattattaaaacagttaCATAACGAACAATTGTACTGGCAAAATGTGCTGAAAAGAATTGTTGCAGTTGTAAAGTTCTTGTTATCAAGAGGATTGCCATTTCGTGGAAACAATGAAACCATTGGTTCAGAGCAATATGGTAATTATTTAGGAACTCTTGAGTTACTTAGCCAGTTTGACCCATTCCTACATGAACACatgaaaaaacatgaaaattctGGAAAAGGTAATACTTCATACCTCTCCGCCAATATCTGTGAGGAGTTTATATGCCTAATGGGAAATAAAGTTTTGAGCGAAAtaatttctgaattaaaaaaagcaaaatactaCTCAATCAGCGATGACTCAACTCCAGACTTGTCACATGTAGATCAATTAACTTTTACAGTTCGATATGTTAAAGACTTGGCACCAGTTaagtgttttttgaaatttgttccCATTCACGGGCATGGAGCTGAACATTTAGAAACagtggttttgaattttttacaagaaaatgaAATTTCAATATCTGACTGTCGTGGGCAGTCATACGATAATGCATCAAATATGGCAGGACAGTACTCAGGCCTAGTGCAGCTGGATGTTGTTtagaaacaattattttttttgactttgttCAATGCctctacaactttttttttgcatcaacTTATCGTTGGCAAGTGCTTCTGTCTTTTGTTGGCAAAggcaaaaaaattgtcaaacaGCCTTTTGGAACTCGATGGTCAGCACGTGCAGATGCTGTGACTTGTCTGCATGACAGTTATGATGAGATTAAAAAAGCACTTGAATTTTTGATCAAGGACATAAGTCAGTCAAAAGAAACTCAAAATGATGCTCAAAATCTCATCACGAAAATGAACACTTTTGAGATTGTTTTTCTGACAATTTTCTGGAATGATATTCTTTGTCATTTTAATGAAACATCGAAGATTTTAcagaaagaaaatttaaacctGGATGTTGCATTTCGGATTCTAAAGTCATTGTTGCATTTCATTAAAGATTTGAGGAGTCAATTTGAGAACTACCAGGAAAAAACCAAAATCTTGCTTCCAAACACTGACTACAGAGATTCttcaaaaagaacaaaaaaaagaagccGACGTATGGCCTTTTTTGATGGTGAGGCTGAAGAATCGGAATTTCAGGGAAGttgtaaattcaaaattgaAACATACCTTCCTGTTATTGATTCACTAAcatcaaatttagaaaaaagaacATTAGCATATGAGAAGATTAATGACAATTTCGGATTTCTAGTAAACATTCAAACAATTGCCAATGTTGAACTAAAAGACCATTGTTCAAACCTAGCACAAATTTATAAGAAGgacataaatgaaaattaacttttttttgagtgccagcaatttaaatattacatttcaAAAGATGAACATTCATTTACAGAATTTTACTCAACATTAAAAAGAGACCACTTGGAATCAACTTTTCCAAATATTGAAATTTCCCTTAGAATTTTTCTGTCAATGATGGTCTCAAATTGCACTGGCGAGCGatcattttcaaaactaaaacttataaaaaatgaactCCGCTCAACCATGCTGCAAGAAAGATTGAACTGTTTGTCGTTAATGTCAATTGAATCAGATGTTCTTTTAACCATtgattttgatgatattattaaagaattttcaagaaaaaaatcacGTAAACGTCACATGTAAATTTTATCATTGCTTTGATAAATGTTTCCTATTTTagtatttgatttaatttttttactaaggaAAAAGGGGGCCCCCAAATTAAGTCTAGCCTAGGGCCCCCAATGGCCTTAAGACGGCCCTgtaattatcaaaacaattttgaatcgctatcatttaacttttttcaatctaACGACTTGGTGCTTGATACTAATTCAGATCTAAACTATTTTAGTGATGTAGGAGCTTTACGAAACAATTGTTCCTACTTCtataacaaagaaataaaagaatttctttcttCGGATCATTcgaaagttattaattttaacgTTAAAAATTTGTGTACTTCATTAGAGGAAACTTCAAATACATTTAGTATAATTTGCTTAACTGAAACGTGGTGTGAATTGATGACgctaaatctaatttaaatctcCATATTCGAGGTTTTAATATGATCCCACTAGCGCGTAAAGCAAATAAACGCGGAGGTGgtgtacttttttatataacggAAAATTTGAGGTTTTTTATTAGGCCTGAGATGAGTATTTCTGAtgacaataaagaaattttaacaattgaactTTTAACCAATAGTTCTAAAAACATACTTATAAGCTGCTGTTATCGCCTACCGTCTAGccatattgaaatttttaatgcattttggtgtaatgatatcttaaaaaatagttttaagtaaaagaaactaaattatataataggTGACGTAAATTTACATTGTTGACTTATTCGAACATGGAGCAATTCCACTAATTATCAAACCTACTAGAGTAACCTCAACTTCAGCTACCTTAATTGACAACATTATAACAACCGATATCTTTAATGAAACtcttaaaaaaggtataataaaaagtgaCGTTTCTGACACTTCTTCGTTTCCGaccctttttttttctgtactaATATTGACAACAAATTAACACAACAACATAAAAAGTcattatcaaacattttttcacCAATGCATATCTAGCATCGTTTAAGGatcaattatctttaataaattggAACAATATAAACAAGTTCATTTGAAGCTAATGAAGTATACGATACATTCTTTCAAGCTTTCTATGAAATATATGATGTATCTTTTCTAAAATGTGACTTTATTATaaccaataaaagtttaaagtcaCCATGACTCAATAAAGATCTTAGGAAATCctcaaaaataaaagcaaaaactttatataaagtacttcaaaaaatcaacaccagaaaataaagttatttataaaaactatgctaacatgtttaaaagtcaagaaaaaaattaaaaaaaagaaattacaatgatttacaagataaatataaacaaaattcaaaatgcacatggcaaattataagtcaaattactggaaatattaaattaaaaatatgctctGTGCCTAACACTATAAAAGTCGATGGCTGGTTTTTTATATGAACCCAAACAAATagcaagaaaattaaataaatttttcgtGTCTGTTGGCcctaatttaactaaaaatattccaaatatGATTAATCCAATAAATGATTACGTGTTTCCATTAATCTCTAGTTTAGATACATTTGAAGTATCTTCTTCAGAATTTGAAAgtgcttttaaaatgcttaaaactaATAGAGCAGGTGGTCGTGatgatataaattgtaaaatagtcATAGATTTAAGCGAtaccataaaacatatattatttttaaagtttttaaatgttctataaatcaaggaattttccccgatcaattaaaaatagccAAAATAACGCCTTTATTTAAAGGAGGTGAACCATCAAATGTCAGTAATTATAGACCAATATCtatcctctttttttttcaaaaatttaaaaagaattttgttcaACCGAATATCTAATCATCTTGctgttaataatatactttacataaaTCAATACGGTTTTAGAAGAAATAACTCTACTGAACATGCAATAATTCATCTTACTCGTAGTATAACTGATTCATTCGAAAAGTCAGAGTTAACTTTAGGCGTCTTTATAGACCTATCTAAGGCTTTCGACACAATTGACCATgaaatactgtttaaaaaacttgaacattatggtatcaccgtaaatgctttaaaactactaaaaagctatttaaaacatCGCAAACAATTTGTCTATGTCGACGGATCTTCTTCACAAGATTATCTACATAtagattatctaaatataacctgtggagttccacagAGATCTATACTAGGGCCcgtattatttctaatttatgttaaCGGTCTCCGTTAACATAAATTAGAAGtctcaaaattaataactataaagtttgctgatgatacaaaaaTATTCCTATctaataataacatcaataaacttttatgatatgaacattgaactaacaaaaatatctgactggtttaagtcaaataaacttttactcaacattgataaaactaaatggattttctttcatccacgatttaaaaaacatttacttccaaGTAATATGCCTCTTcttcatattgataatattcaaataaaaagggTAACTTTCACAAATTTACTAGATATCATTGTAGATGATCTAGAATATTAGAACATTGTAGAAAATCTATCATAGAAGAATCACATCGGacatttatgcaacaaaattgcaaaaaagcattggagttttatataaagcaagaagcgttttaaacaaacattcgTTAACTCAActacattacttttttattcactgtcatattaattatgttaatattgcATCGGGTAGTacccataaaagtaaattaaagccattttattgtcagcagaagcatattgcacgtcttataacttttgaaaatcattttacTCACTCAAGGCCACtcttatttaacataaatttttttaatataaattaagtaaatgtttataatgttctttgttttatttttaaatgtaaaaccaactcaTCTCCagcttctttttttgatttatattctttaaaagaaaaaaataaatgttcattTAGAGATgataattttatcaaacaaccaatatttcaaacaaactttggtaaattttgcatttctttttgtGGAACTTTTTTATGGAAgcaaatagttgtaaaaaatttttatttttctaatgaaaattattacatgttcaaaagaaaaaaagtagttttcttaattgaaaatatatttatatacttttaattataaccAGTTTTGTCATcactcatttattttttacttttatacaatattgattTAGATTTTATGTGAGAAACGATATTTAAACAccataatttgaattttgttaaaagttgcaCTGACATTATTTGTAAAGTAATCATTTATTATAtacttgtttactttaatttttattttaattcgtattatttgtaaatagtttGTATTACAAACGgtatatacttataatattgaatttaattttgtaaaaaaaatatatatataaaaagataaaaacaaaaacaaaaaaaattaaaaaaataaaaaaataattaaaaaaaaaaaaaagttgacgTATCTGCAATGTATGTATGATATTTTTGGAAGTTACCCATCCTTTGACAGTGATTTTTGTCGGTGGAAGCGTAAACGTAAACGCACCAACAATTGATAAATTCTTCTCCACAATCTTTTGAAAAACCTTAAAGTGCATTTGGATGTACCTAGTGCaatcatattcttattattttcgtttatttattaattaattaacaataagGATTAGCGTAATTGTAAAATACATTTGAGTAACAAGAATCAGTGATCGTATAGATGCGAATAAGATTCGAGACGTATTTGTTTATCAAgaatattatgatattattgttttcgcttGAGTCATGGGATTCAGAAGAATTGGTATTTTAATTCAAGTCATAAAAACCAtaactaaagaaaagttttaaacttttattaattaatttttgctaattctaaaatctaaattaagttcaaagttttt includes:
- the LOC136081412 gene encoding uncharacterized protein LOC136081412 — protein: MCQNNDGSFKNSERLSCGQKRYLSKSCFRRELHNGDFVNREWLLYSTGSVFCFACTLFSSKHSNFSTTGFDDWKNALKFISGHENGSEHHKNMLTYSSRQRESGQLDSVLLKQLHNEQLYWQNVLKRIVAVVKFLLSRGLPFRGNNETIGSEQYGNYLGTLELLSQFDPFLHEHMKKHENSGKGNTSYLSANICEEFICLMGNKVLSEIISELKKAKYYSISDDSTPDLSHVDQLTFTVRYVKDLAPVKCFLKFVPIHGHGAEHLETVVLNFLQENEISISDCRGQSYDNASNMAGQYSGLVQLDVV